From Candidatus Baltobacteraceae bacterium, a single genomic window includes:
- a CDS encoding arylamine N-acetyltransferase has protein sequence MSLKLHRYLRRIRYGGPLSPTRTTLHNLHRAHLLAIPFENIDVQLGLVPPIEHDAIFEKIVLRERGGWCFEHNLLFAWVLRQIGLRVDVIGATVGRTKPVEGTPINHVALFVHLDEPYLADVGFGNGFLNPTPLQEGTFNDGRFDFKLTNHGKFWRFYNHRENGATYDFSGDNAGAETIEAANRSLATTSESPFVQTLVCAQLREDGMVTLTNAALRIFSPKQMNEESASSHESFTRILREYFALKIDRSEALWTRVADQHKRWLRKKIRGF, from the coding sequence ATGTCGCTCAAACTCCACCGGTATCTGCGGCGCATCCGTTACGGCGGACCGCTTTCACCCACCCGCACGACGCTCCACAATTTGCACCGAGCGCATCTGCTCGCGATTCCGTTCGAGAATATCGACGTGCAGCTCGGCCTCGTGCCGCCGATCGAGCACGACGCCATTTTCGAAAAGATCGTCCTACGCGAGCGCGGCGGCTGGTGTTTCGAGCACAACCTGCTCTTCGCGTGGGTTTTGCGCCAGATCGGCCTACGCGTCGACGTGATCGGTGCAACCGTCGGCCGCACCAAGCCGGTGGAGGGCACGCCGATCAACCACGTTGCGCTCTTCGTGCATCTCGACGAGCCGTATCTGGCCGACGTGGGTTTCGGTAACGGATTCTTGAATCCGACGCCGCTCCAAGAAGGAACGTTCAACGACGGGCGCTTCGATTTCAAGCTGACCAATCACGGGAAATTCTGGCGCTTCTACAATCATCGCGAAAACGGAGCCACCTATGATTTCAGCGGCGATAACGCCGGCGCCGAGACGATCGAAGCCGCGAACCGAAGCCTGGCAACGACCAGCGAATCGCCCTTCGTCCAGACGCTGGTCTGCGCGCAGCTGCGCGAGGACGGCATGGTGACGTTGACCAATGCCGCGCTGCGCATCTTCTCGCCGAAGCAGATGAACGAAGAGTCCGCGTCGTCGCACGAGTCCTTCACGCGCATTCTACGCGAGTATTTCGCCCTGAAGATCGATCGCAGCGAAGCCCTGTGGACCCGCGTGGCCGACCAGCACAAGCGCTGGCTGCGTAAAAAGATCAGGGGGTTCTGA
- a CDS encoding peptide ABC transporter substrate-binding protein, which translates to MTIAASIRSFNLLLTLALLAACAKTGAPAAAPPGVVRFDLAKDPTTLNPLFIQPDASLADAQVARLVYEPFVDLDAHGHPVPVLLTRIPSRANGDLSADGRTIVYHLRRNVRWSDGSALTSADVLYTLREILDPRNPVRTHEGYELIDRASAPDAHTVVLHLRRAWAPAVLTYFSYGIIPQVVLPAHLPLARVPAVGDGPFDFVSWSHGNMLTYRANPLYWRGKPAIDRLEVRIVPDTSTNLLLLQSGALDWNLIAPAQRSIAARDPDVRLYSTPTAVIAALVFNTARAPLDDVRVRRAIAMSIDRGLISAKITLGAYPVTDMLQPQFSWAYDPAIHEPAYDPHAADALLDAAGWKRGPRGMRERGGVPLRLTYVQFPESVTGVHVAAAVQAMLRRRGIDVSVESISNAQLFLPVSGILAAGRFDLAYVPFTMGADPDDSDVLACKAPSNYMRWCDPRVDALERVALASVSQQQRRRLYGEIARRVAAQVPLLYLFNARYVYAYRDRLHGFAPNAFLPTWNAWAWKT; encoded by the coding sequence TTGACTATAGCAGCATCGATCCGTTCATTCAACCTGCTCCTGACGCTTGCCCTGCTCGCTGCCTGCGCCAAAACCGGCGCGCCCGCGGCGGCGCCGCCCGGCGTCGTGCGATTCGACCTTGCCAAAGACCCGACGACCCTGAACCCGCTCTTCATTCAACCGGACGCGTCCTTGGCCGACGCGCAGGTCGCGCGCCTGGTCTATGAGCCGTTCGTCGATCTCGATGCGCACGGCCACCCGGTTCCGGTGCTCCTGACGCGGATTCCGAGCCGCGCGAACGGCGATCTCTCCGCCGACGGGCGCACGATCGTGTACCACCTGCGCCGCAACGTGCGCTGGAGCGACGGCTCGGCGCTCACCAGCGCCGACGTGCTCTACACGCTCCGCGAAATTCTCGATCCGCGCAATCCGGTGCGCACCCACGAAGGTTACGAATTGATCGATCGCGCGAGCGCGCCCGATGCGCACACGGTCGTGCTGCATTTGCGCCGCGCGTGGGCGCCGGCGGTGCTGACCTACTTCTCGTACGGCATCATTCCGCAAGTCGTGCTGCCTGCCCACCTTCCGCTCGCGCGCGTGCCGGCGGTCGGCGACGGTCCGTTCGATTTCGTTTCGTGGTCGCACGGCAACATGCTGACCTATCGCGCCAACCCGCTCTACTGGCGCGGCAAGCCCGCGATCGATCGTCTCGAAGTACGCATCGTCCCCGATACTTCGACCAATCTGCTTCTTCTGCAATCCGGCGCGCTCGACTGGAACCTCATCGCGCCGGCGCAGCGTTCGATCGCGGCGCGCGATCCGGACGTGCGTCTCTACTCAACCCCGACCGCGGTGATCGCCGCGCTCGTTTTCAATACCGCACGCGCTCCCCTCGACGACGTTCGCGTGCGGCGCGCGATCGCGATGTCGATCGATCGCGGACTGATCAGCGCGAAGATCACGCTGGGCGCCTATCCCGTGACCGACATGCTGCAGCCGCAGTTCTCGTGGGCGTACGATCCGGCGATTCACGAGCCGGCATACGATCCGCACGCTGCCGACGCGCTGCTCGACGCTGCGGGATGGAAACGCGGGCCGAGGGGCATGCGTGAACGCGGCGGCGTGCCATTGCGTCTGACGTACGTGCAGTTTCCCGAATCGGTCACGGGGGTGCACGTTGCCGCTGCGGTTCAGGCCATGCTGCGCCGACGCGGCATCGACGTCTCGGTCGAGAGCATCAGCAACGCCCAGCTCTTTCTTCCGGTCTCCGGAATCCTCGCGGCCGGCCGGTTCGACCTCGCCTACGTGCCGTTCACGATGGGTGCCGATCCGGACGATTCGGACGTCCTTGCGTGCAAAGCTCCCTCGAACTACATGCGCTGGTGCGACCCGCGTGTCGATGCGCTCGAACGTGTCGCATTGGCGAGCGTCTCGCAGCAGCAGCGACGTCGCCTCTACGGCGAGATCGCGCGGCGCGTCGCGGCGCAGGTGCCGCTACTCTATCTCTTCAACGCGCGCTACGTCTACGCGTATCGCGACCGGCTGCACGGCTTTGCTCCCAACGCGTTTCTGCCGACATGGAATGCATGGGCGTGGAAGACGTAG
- a CDS encoding Lrp/AsnC family transcriptional regulator, whose amino-acid sequence MIVSDDLDQLDLALLEALQRNGRSTFAELGMLVGLKPPAVHDRVKRLEARGHIRGYSAQLDGRRLGLELIAFVSCYTTPDAAYEQFTRALSEMPEVCEVHSVAGEESFVCKVMTRSTAHLDELLSRLKALPGMARTKTTIVLSTPFERGGIAVVS is encoded by the coding sequence ATGATTGTATCCGACGACCTCGATCAACTCGACCTCGCGCTTCTCGAGGCTCTTCAGCGCAACGGACGCTCGACCTTCGCCGAACTGGGGATGCTGGTCGGCTTGAAGCCGCCGGCCGTCCACGATCGCGTCAAGCGGCTCGAAGCGCGCGGGCATATCCGCGGCTACAGCGCGCAACTCGACGGACGCCGCTTGGGTCTGGAGCTCATCGCGTTCGTGAGCTGCTACACCACGCCGGACGCGGCGTACGAACAATTCACCCGGGCGCTCAGCGAGATGCCGGAGGTTTGCGAGGTGCATTCGGTCGCGGGCGAAGAGTCGTTCGTGTGCAAGGTGATGACGCGCTCGACAGCGCACCTCGACGAGCTGCTTTCACGCTTGAAAGCGCTGCCCGGCATGGCGCGCACCAAAACGACGATCGTTCTCTCGACGCCGTTCGAACGCGGCGGAATAGCGGTTGTGTCGTGA
- a CDS encoding L-erythro-3,5-diaminohexanoate dehydrogenase, whose product MNAAAKRRVHPLGAHRVINPPGAMPQNAWKIDNTPVAFENEILCDVDVLNIDSASFKQIADFCEGKSAQIADHVRGIVRERGKQHNPVTGSGGMFIGQVREVGKALRSRIPLRPGERIASLVSLTLTPLFIESIERVEVPTGRIWIRGQAVLFESGLWAKLPEDIDENVALAVLDVAGAPAQVRRLCKPGATVAVLGADGKSGMLCCAQARAGVGPQGLVVGVAPSDATAGARLLIDHGFVDAFVAADARDTLDFCERFTAVVPQLADITINCVNVPGTELSSILCTKDGGTVYFFSMSTSFTAAALGAEGVGKDVTMIVGNGYARGHADVALQTLRDNPAIHTYFNEKFGTHEGP is encoded by the coding sequence GTGAACGCCGCTGCCAAGCGCCGCGTCCATCCGCTGGGCGCGCACCGCGTCATCAATCCGCCCGGAGCGATGCCGCAGAACGCGTGGAAGATCGACAACACGCCGGTCGCGTTCGAGAATGAGATCCTGTGCGATGTCGACGTGCTCAACATCGACTCGGCGTCGTTCAAGCAGATCGCCGATTTCTGCGAAGGCAAGAGCGCGCAGATCGCCGATCACGTGCGCGGCATCGTCCGCGAGCGCGGCAAACAGCATAACCCGGTAACCGGAAGCGGGGGCATGTTCATCGGACAGGTGCGCGAGGTCGGAAAAGCGTTGCGCAGCCGCATTCCGCTGCGTCCGGGGGAGCGGATCGCCTCGCTGGTTTCGCTCACGCTCACCCCGCTCTTCATTGAATCGATCGAACGCGTCGAGGTACCGACCGGCCGGATTTGGATTCGCGGCCAAGCCGTGCTCTTCGAATCCGGGCTATGGGCCAAGCTGCCGGAGGACATCGACGAAAACGTGGCGCTGGCCGTACTCGACGTCGCCGGCGCGCCGGCCCAAGTGCGGCGCCTCTGCAAACCAGGAGCAACGGTTGCGGTGCTGGGCGCCGACGGCAAAAGCGGCATGCTCTGCTGCGCGCAAGCGCGGGCCGGTGTCGGTCCGCAGGGTTTGGTGGTCGGCGTCGCACCGTCGGATGCCACCGCCGGCGCGCGCCTCTTGATCGACCATGGTTTCGTCGACGCGTTCGTCGCCGCCGACGCACGCGACACGCTCGACTTCTGCGAACGTTTCACCGCCGTCGTTCCGCAGCTCGCGGATATCACGATCAACTGCGTCAACGTCCCGGGCACCGAACTCAGCTCGATCCTTTGCACGAAGGACGGCGGCACCGTCTACTTCTTCTCGATGTCGACCTCGTTCACGGCCGCCGCGCTCGGCGCCGAGGGCGTGGGTAAGGACGTCACGATGATCGTCGGCAACGGCTACGCGCGCGGCCACGCCGACGTCGCCCTGCAAACGTTGCGCGACAACCCGGCAATCCACACGTACTTCAACGAAAAATTCGGCACCCACGAAGGACCCTGA
- a CDS encoding KamA family radical SAM protein, giving the protein MTPITHLKPPAAPSQFEYRQLKQGEFWRHVPAYREIGEATFLDHLWQQKNAVKTPQELLATIKDLVSSEFFADVEAGFARAPMAVRVSPYALALIDWNDPENDPIRRQFVPLASALLPDHPRLTLDSLHEQADSPVPGLVHRYVDKALFLPLNTCPVYCRFCTRSYAIGPDTENVDKVALAKTPKQWEDAFQYISERPELEDIVISGGDAYQLPPKNIALIGNALLDIPHVRRMRFATKGPAIMPMKLMTDIAWLDALTGVVERGRGMGKDVVLHTHFNAPEEITWITEKALRLLFERAIFVRNQSVLIRGVNDTPERMALLVKRLEYVNVHPYYVYMHDMVKGVEELRTTVQTSIDIEKFVRGATAGYNTPLFICDAPGGGGKRDIHSFDYYDRENGICVYTAPAVKKNKAFVYFDPIDKLSPQAQARWAVKEIQDEMIREALRRAGDAADELVLA; this is encoded by the coding sequence ATGACCCCGATCACCCACCTCAAACCTCCGGCTGCGCCGTCGCAATTCGAGTACCGGCAGCTCAAGCAAGGTGAATTCTGGCGCCACGTGCCTGCTTACCGCGAGATCGGTGAAGCCACGTTTCTCGATCACTTGTGGCAACAGAAAAACGCGGTGAAGACGCCGCAAGAGTTGCTCGCGACGATCAAGGATCTGGTCTCGAGCGAGTTCTTCGCCGACGTCGAGGCCGGATTTGCCCGTGCGCCGATGGCGGTACGAGTCTCTCCCTACGCGCTCGCGCTGATCGACTGGAACGACCCGGAGAACGATCCGATTCGCCGGCAATTCGTCCCGCTCGCGTCGGCCCTCTTGCCCGACCATCCGCGCCTCACGCTGGATTCACTGCACGAACAGGCCGATTCGCCGGTGCCGGGCCTCGTGCATCGCTACGTCGACAAAGCGCTCTTTCTTCCGCTGAATACCTGCCCGGTCTACTGCCGCTTCTGCACGCGCAGTTACGCGATCGGTCCCGACACGGAAAACGTCGATAAGGTCGCGCTCGCCAAGACGCCCAAACAATGGGAAGATGCGTTCCAGTACATCAGCGAGCGCCCCGAGCTCGAAGACATCGTGATCTCGGGCGGCGACGCATATCAGCTTCCGCCCAAGAATATCGCGCTGATCGGCAATGCGCTGCTCGACATTCCGCACGTGCGCCGCATGCGCTTCGCCACCAAAGGCCCGGCGATCATGCCGATGAAGCTGATGACCGATATAGCGTGGCTCGACGCGCTCACCGGCGTCGTCGAGCGCGGGCGCGGCATGGGCAAGGACGTCGTACTGCACACGCACTTCAACGCGCCCGAAGAGATCACGTGGATTACCGAGAAAGCGCTGCGCCTGCTCTTCGAACGCGCGATCTTCGTACGCAATCAATCGGTGCTGATCCGCGGCGTCAACGATACGCCCGAGCGGATGGCGCTGCTGGTGAAACGGCTCGAATATGTCAACGTCCATCCGTATTACGTCTATATGCACGACATGGTCAAAGGCGTGGAGGAGCTGCGAACCACCGTGCAGACCTCGATCGACATCGAGAAGTTCGTCCGCGGCGCGACCGCCGGCTACAATACACCGCTCTTCATTTGCGACGCGCCGGGCGGCGGAGGCAAGCGCGACATCCATTCGTTCGACTACTACGATCGCGAGAACGGCATCTGCGTCTACACCGCGCCGGCGGTCAAGAAGAACAAAGCGTTCGTGTACTTCGACCCGATCGACAAACTCTCGCCGCAAGCGCAGGCGCGCTGGGCGGTCAAGGAAATCCAGGACGAAATGATCCGCGAAGCCCTGCGTAGGGCGGGCGACGCCGCCGACGAACTCGTTCTTGCATGA